In a single window of the Haloplasma contractile SSD-17B genome:
- the fumC gene encoding class II fumarate hydratase has protein sequence MKQRIEKDTMGEVKVSADKWWGAQTERSKNNFKIGTERMPKEVIESFTILKESAAKANMRLDNLEEPKGKQIINVCQTLRKELDSNYEQFPLVVWQTGSGTQTNMNLNEVIAHLCNEGMEGEAVHPNDDVNRSQSSNDTFPTAMHVASFIAVHNRLLPAIRELRNTIEQKSEAFNDVIKIGRTHLEDATPLTLGQEMSGWAYMLEKSEMMIKDASEHLRYLAIGGTAVGTGLNAHKLFGKYVAEEITKITGETFYTSKNKFHALTSHDELTYVHGAIKGLAADLMKIANDVRWMASGPRSGIGELTIPANEPGSSIMPGKVNPTQVEALTMVVSQVFGNDATIGFAASQGNFELNVFKPVIIYNFLQSVRLLSDSMISFNEKCVVGIEADRAVIEEHVDNSLMLVTALSPHIGYEKAAKIAKAALVNDTTLKEEAVRLGYLTEEEFEQYMDLDEMVHPFE, from the coding sequence GTGAAACAGCGTATAGAGAAAGATACTATGGGTGAGGTTAAAGTATCAGCAGATAAATGGTGGGGAGCACAAACAGAGCGGAGTAAAAATAATTTTAAGATTGGTACGGAACGAATGCCAAAAGAGGTAATTGAATCATTCACAATCTTAAAAGAATCAGCAGCTAAGGCAAATATGCGTCTTGATAACTTAGAAGAGCCAAAAGGAAAGCAAATTATTAACGTATGTCAAACGTTAAGAAAAGAATTAGATTCAAACTATGAACAGTTCCCATTAGTCGTGTGGCAAACAGGTAGTGGGACACAAACAAATATGAACTTAAATGAAGTAATCGCACATCTTTGTAATGAGGGGATGGAAGGTGAGGCCGTACATCCAAACGATGATGTGAACCGGTCACAGAGTTCAAACGATACGTTTCCTACTGCCATGCATGTTGCGTCGTTTATTGCCGTTCATAATAGGTTGCTTCCGGCAATTCGTGAGCTAAGAAATACAATTGAACAAAAATCAGAGGCCTTTAATGATGTGATCAAAATAGGTAGAACCCATCTTGAAGATGCAACGCCCTTAACACTTGGTCAAGAAATGAGTGGCTGGGCCTATATGTTAGAAAAATCAGAAATGATGATTAAAGATGCAAGCGAACATCTAAGGTATTTAGCCATTGGTGGTACGGCTGTAGGAACAGGACTGAATGCTCATAAGCTGTTTGGTAAGTATGTAGCAGAAGAAATCACCAAGATTACAGGTGAAACATTCTATACATCAAAAAATAAATTTCATGCACTAACGAGTCATGATGAGCTGACGTATGTGCACGGGGCAATAAAGGGGCTTGCTGCCGATTTAATGAAAATTGCCAATGATGTCAGATGGATGGCAAGTGGGCCACGCTCTGGTATAGGTGAATTAACGATTCCTGCAAATGAGCCAGGGAGTTCAATTATGCCTGGAAAAGTAAATCCAACTCAAGTTGAAGCCCTAACAATGGTTGTATCACAGGTGTTTGGAAATGATGCAACGATCGGGTTTGCAGCTAGTCAGGGTAACTTTGAATTAAATGTGTTTAAACCAGTTATTATTTATAATTTTCTACAATCCGTCAGGTTGTTAAGTGACAGTATGATTTCATTTAATGAAAAATGCGTAGTAGGAATCGAAGCAGACAGGGCAGTTATTGAGGAACATGTGGATAATTCACTCATGTTAGTAACGGCATTAAGTCCTCACATCGGATATGAAAAAGCTGCGAAGATTGCCAAAGCAGCATTAGTAAATGATACGACATTAAAAGAAGAGGCCGTAAGACTAGGATACTTAACAGAAGAAGAATTCGAACAGTATATGGACCTCGATGAGATGGTGCATCCGTTTGAATAA
- a CDS encoding viperin family antiviral radical SAM protein translates to MKLSERKINYHYTSECDMNCKFCFRFYNKSNLKQILTTFHELCKKVKSINLVGGEVFLDIDLLLSLIHIARDHNVKLSLVTNGYILSKSLDDERVLRVLKHLSVIGISIDSFNPEYNRMVGRTVNHDVLSIEELKQIINVARKNDCLIKINTVVTKYNASENLMKTISTFNIDQWKQFKVVLYDQEQEEFHASDVAFNSFTKLNQTSYVTTERENELKHTYLNVIPNGDFIMNTGDQTPMSNIYKEVSLIEQELSTSKYDDEGYKSRYKKKSMDDVYIKA, encoded by the coding sequence ATGAAATTAAGTGAACGAAAAATTAATTACCATTATACATCTGAATGTGATATGAACTGTAAATTCTGTTTCCGGTTCTATAATAAATCAAATCTAAAACAGATATTAACTACCTTTCATGAACTATGTAAGAAAGTAAAGTCCATTAACCTAGTAGGTGGCGAAGTCTTCTTAGATATCGACCTGTTATTATCCTTGATTCATATTGCACGCGATCATAACGTAAAGTTAAGTCTTGTAACAAATGGTTATATTTTAAGCAAAAGTCTAGATGATGAAAGAGTACTTAGGGTTTTAAAGCACCTGTCTGTAATAGGAATTAGTATTGATTCGTTTAATCCTGAATATAATCGTATGGTGGGCAGAACTGTTAACCACGATGTGTTAAGTATAGAGGAGTTAAAACAGATCATAAACGTTGCTAGGAAAAATGACTGCCTAATCAAAATCAATACAGTAGTCACAAAATATAATGCTAGTGAGAATTTAATGAAAACTATTTCGACATTTAACATTGATCAGTGGAAACAGTTTAAAGTAGTCCTGTATGATCAAGAACAAGAAGAGTTTCATGCGTCTGATGTGGCATTTAATTCATTTACAAAATTGAACCAAACCTCATATGTAACGACAGAACGAGAAAATGAGCTAAAGCACACATACTTAAATGTAATTCCAAATGGTGATTTCATTATGAATACTGGTGATCAAACGCCAATGAGTAATATTTATAAAGAAGTAAGTTTAATTGAACAAGAGTTAAGCACGAGTAAGTATGACGATGAAGGGTATAAATCAAGATACAAAAAGAAATCTATGGATGATGTTTATATAAAGGCATAG
- a CDS encoding CarD family transcriptional regulator: MKKVNDFIVYGTRGVFKIIDIEQDETDSEKGYYVLKQVDGSMVIKTPVNNSKVIRDVLTESEVNELIEGMPEVEPIWLNDSRKRSLKFREMIESGKTKDLIKVVKTLYLKNKELTENYKKMTFRDKELLNDAQKLLYAEFGFALNIPSDQVEEYILERVS; encoded by the coding sequence ATGAAAAAAGTGAATGATTTTATTGTCTATGGAACAAGAGGCGTATTTAAAATAATCGACATAGAACAAGATGAAACTGATTCTGAAAAAGGCTATTATGTTTTAAAACAAGTTGACGGAAGTATGGTGATTAAGACACCTGTTAATAATAGTAAAGTGATAAGAGATGTTCTTACTGAATCCGAAGTGAATGAACTAATAGAGGGTATGCCTGAAGTTGAACCAATCTGGTTAAACGATTCAAGAAAAAGAAGTTTAAAATTCAGAGAAATGATCGAGTCAGGCAAAACGAAGGACTTAATTAAAGTCGTTAAGACACTTTATTTAAAAAATAAAGAACTAACGGAAAATTATAAAAAGATGACATTTAGAGATAAAGAATTGTTAAATGATGCACAGAAATTACTCTATGCAGAGTTTGGTTTTGCATTAAATATTCCTAGTGATCAAGTAGAAGAGTATATATTAGAACGAGTCTCATAG
- a CDS encoding anaerobic ribonucleoside-triphosphate reductase activating protein — protein sequence MIAGFIPLSFIDYPKKRSCVIFLSGCNFNCGYCHNEDIVSCNNSSMDFTQLKQFLRKRKGKLEGVVISGGEPTLHRQYVYKIATFAKQCGYCVKLDTNGSNPKFIKTLIENRLIDYIAMDIKSTLSLYHKVTNTTTNIEQIKKTINLLFKESINYEFRTTIMNEYHKEDDFKVIGELIKGAKQYSLQHYKYSKKQIIPVEFTRIQDHVVNRIKHTLSEYVENVVVYN from the coding sequence ATGATAGCTGGATTTATACCACTTAGCTTTATCGATTATCCTAAAAAAAGATCATGTGTCATATTTTTATCAGGCTGCAACTTTAACTGTGGATATTGTCATAACGAAGATATCGTGTCATGTAATAATAGTTCCATGGATTTTACTCAACTTAAACAATTTCTTAGGAAACGAAAAGGAAAATTAGAAGGTGTTGTAATAAGTGGTGGAGAGCCTACACTTCATAGGCAGTATGTTTATAAAATAGCAACATTTGCTAAACAATGTGGATATTGTGTTAAGTTAGATACGAACGGAAGTAATCCAAAATTCATAAAAACATTAATAGAAAATCGATTAATAGACTATATTGCTATGGATATCAAAAGTACGCTTTCTCTTTATCATAAGGTTACGAATACGACTACTAATATAGAGCAAATTAAAAAAACAATTAATCTTTTATTTAAAGAATCAATCAACTATGAATTTAGAACAACTATAATGAATGAATATCATAAAGAAGATGACTTTAAGGTTATAGGTGAATTAATTAAAGGCGCAAAGCAGTATTCATTACAACACTATAAATATAGCAAAAAGCAGATCATACCTGTTGAGTTTACACGCATACAAGACCATGTAGTTAATCGAATAAAGCATACACTATCTGAGTATGTAGAAAATGTAGTCGTGTATAACTAA
- a CDS encoding glycoside hydrolase family 43 protein codes for MSKTKVNNPILKGFNPDPSMICVGDDYYIATSTFEWFPGVQIHHSKDLVNWELISRPLNTKEHLNMIGNPSSGGIWAPAISYHNGIYYLIFTDVKHWSTDPFKDTHNYLTMATDIKGPWSKPVYINSSGFDPSLFHDDDGRKWFLNMEWDYRKTGIKQFTGILLQEYDEVEKKLIGKPERIFSGTALGVTEAPHIMKKDGYYYLITAEGGTSYQHAVTIARSKHIKGPYEVHPDNPLVTSSNTDNPIQKAGHGSICQSKDGKWYMAHLCGRPLPNSNRCILGRETAIEEIVWKNNWPYLKHGINQPAPYIEVLESVAVNERKEYNYTFKNHDFLTDFQTLRVPYCDELFSIDRRPGFLRIFGKESLLSKHEQAIICRRQQHFCFEAETTLEFKPETFQQMAGLIYRYNEDNQFYLMMTYNEEHNQNELMVMKFDDKQFSFITGNQVLIIKTNEVSLKIVVNYDQGQFYYKSNGQFVKIGDSFDTSILSDEYASPMGFTGAFVGMACQDLNQQKNYADFKSFTYRVID; via the coding sequence ATGTCAAAAACTAAGGTTAATAATCCAATTCTAAAAGGATTTAATCCAGATCCCTCTATGATTTGTGTTGGTGATGATTATTATATAGCAACTTCAACGTTTGAGTGGTTTCCAGGAGTACAAATCCATCATTCTAAAGACTTGGTTAATTGGGAACTTATTTCTCGACCATTGAATACCAAAGAGCATTTAAATATGATTGGTAATCCGAGTTCTGGTGGTATTTGGGCTCCTGCAATATCGTATCATAATGGTATTTACTATTTAATTTTTACCGATGTAAAACACTGGTCAACAGATCCGTTTAAAGATACCCATAATTATTTGACAATGGCTACGGATATTAAGGGACCTTGGAGTAAACCGGTTTACATAAATAGTAGTGGATTCGATCCATCATTATTTCATGATGATGATGGACGTAAATGGTTTCTGAATATGGAATGGGATTATCGAAAAACGGGAATTAAACAATTTACAGGTATACTATTACAGGAGTACGATGAGGTCGAGAAAAAATTAATTGGAAAACCTGAGAGGATTTTTTCAGGTACGGCTCTTGGTGTAACAGAGGCACCACATATTATGAAAAAGGATGGGTATTACTATTTAATTACGGCTGAAGGAGGAACTTCATATCAACACGCTGTGACGATTGCAAGAAGCAAACATATAAAAGGTCCATATGAAGTTCATCCAGATAATCCGCTAGTGACTTCATCTAACACAGATAATCCAATTCAGAAAGCAGGACACGGAAGTATCTGTCAAAGTAAGGACGGAAAATGGTATATGGCTCACTTGTGTGGACGACCACTACCGAATAGTAATCGATGTATATTAGGGAGAGAAACAGCAATTGAAGAAATTGTATGGAAAAATAACTGGCCTTACTTAAAACATGGAATAAACCAGCCAGCACCATATATAGAAGTCTTGGAGTCAGTCGCAGTAAATGAAAGAAAAGAATATAATTATACGTTCAAGAATCATGACTTTCTGACTGACTTTCAAACACTAAGAGTTCCCTATTGTGATGAACTATTTAGCATTGATCGACGTCCTGGTTTTTTAAGAATCTTCGGGAAAGAATCTTTATTATCGAAACATGAACAAGCAATTATTTGTAGAAGACAGCAACATTTTTGCTTTGAGGCTGAAACAACTCTGGAGTTTAAACCAGAAACGTTTCAGCAAATGGCAGGATTAATTTATCGTTATAATGAAGATAATCAATTTTACTTAATGATGACCTATAATGAGGAGCATAATCAAAATGAATTAATGGTGATGAAATTTGATGATAAACAATTTTCATTTATTACAGGAAATCAGGTTCTAATTATTAAGACAAATGAGGTATCACTAAAAATAGTCGTAAACTATGATCAAGGTCAATTCTATTACAAAAGTAACGGACAGTTTGTTAAAATTGGGGATAGCTTTGACACGAGTATTTTATCAGACGAGTATGCATCCCCTATGGGATTTACAGGTGCATTTGTCGGTATGGCATGTCAAGATCTTAATCAACAGAAGAATTACGCAGATTTCAAATCATTCACATATAGGGTAATAGATTAA
- a CDS encoding MMPL family transporter, translating into MYWLSKVIVEKKYLFMSLFFIACVASIFAMQRVKINHDLTKYLPEESRTTLALNKMEEEFGLNGVANLVIVDVTPDHAYELRDQLSDIEGVLHVAFESNEDYYKKGNALLKITLDEGDYSQLTKTAIHQIKDELQGYEIEMSGSSVAKVEEQDYVEREMAIIMAIAIPIIIIILFINANSYAEIIVFGIVVGASVIINRGTNLFLGEISSVTNSIAIVLQLALAMDYSIILLHRFEEEKRDRPANQAIIHALKNSITSISASSLTTIFGLIAIMFMKFTIGYDIGIVLAKSIVCSLLSVFLLMPGILLVFNKLIEKTKHRTFIPDMKFIHKYVLKTRFFMPIVIVALVAFAFTLQRQNTFQFALDNEVELKYMQEFGEADHTVVLLIPKGDRQAEQEIISYMERKPYVNSVNGIETLGIRNAYSYTEYAEVMGVESSQAMGIYGYYLNQNDETLGPIKLSSIVSFMNDYKEGLHLSNEQAEMVTQLDSIIKLNNKPVSYESLALLLGLTEDEVKTIYTLYELNNNQLTYKMTDVLNFMINQAPILEIPEDEVIKLEQTKQLIDIKETELNPSNYANLLGITDEAATAIYTLYEMGLDEQSFGITDVFEFMIQNQTNLGLNDEQVTELHGTDQILQYKTQQLTSTEFSAIMGLTTEEATALYNLYNQEHQTTNTTIEFQTMIHYMVDRQNTLNLTEEQTSQLNRVNLLLYNEPLTPSEFSTTTGISFNQSVGIYAAYAEATNYEVTSYQTKTMLEFMYTSKELLNIDETTSTQLESVLNLYSVSNTPINSQTFANTLGLEENESLGIYGAYASSTGYTPQSIKLNDTINFILNKAEMLNLNEQQRTELSSTKQLLAMSDSELDVTTFSSLLKLDETNTELLYATYTVSEENPRYSLIQLVRFMDEHAEAFGLNNEQKEQIKENKQLMTSAINQFESDDYARIMFNINLKDDAPEALELVNELRTDLSEYYDDGSYYILGNSANILDIKDSFNEDVLIVNAITIISILFILIISFRSIMIPLLLVLVIQGSIWINFSISTLTDTPIIFIGYIIVTAIQMGATIDYAIVVTGRYKGFRESYNRYDAVKKAIHVSLPTVLTSGGILIVSGFSIGFVSSVSSTAALGTLIGRGALISCILVIFFLPQLLILFDRIVCRKKKVKSH; encoded by the coding sequence ATGTACTGGTTATCGAAAGTTATAGTTGAGAAGAAATATTTATTTATGAGCTTATTTTTTATTGCGTGTGTGGCTAGTATCTTTGCTATGCAGCGTGTAAAGATTAATCATGATTTAACAAAGTATTTACCAGAGGAATCTCGTACAACACTTGCGTTAAATAAGATGGAGGAAGAGTTTGGGCTAAATGGGGTTGCTAATTTAGTTATTGTGGATGTAACACCAGATCATGCGTATGAATTACGTGATCAGCTTTCAGATATTGAGGGTGTATTACATGTGGCCTTTGAAAGCAACGAGGACTATTATAAGAAAGGAAATGCCCTACTAAAGATTACATTAGATGAGGGTGACTATTCGCAGCTCACAAAAACGGCGATCCATCAGATAAAAGACGAATTACAAGGTTATGAGATTGAGATGTCAGGGTCGAGTGTAGCGAAGGTTGAAGAACAGGATTATGTAGAACGTGAAATGGCTATTATTATGGCGATTGCAATCCCCATTATTATAATCATACTGTTTATAAATGCGAATTCGTATGCAGAAATTATCGTATTTGGAATTGTAGTAGGAGCATCTGTAATCATTAATAGAGGAACGAATTTATTTCTTGGTGAGATTTCATCGGTTACAAACTCAATAGCAATTGTCTTACAACTTGCCTTGGCGATGGATTATTCAATTATACTATTGCACCGGTTTGAAGAGGAAAAGAGAGACCGGCCAGCCAATCAGGCAATTATTCATGCATTAAAGAATTCAATTACATCAATCAGCGCTAGTAGTTTAACAACAATTTTTGGATTAATAGCGATTATGTTTATGAAGTTTACGATTGGATACGATATTGGGATTGTTCTAGCTAAGAGTATTGTTTGTAGTTTATTAAGTGTGTTCTTACTCATGCCAGGAATCTTATTAGTGTTCAACAAGCTTATTGAGAAAACAAAGCACAGAACCTTTATTCCCGATATGAAATTCATTCATAAATATGTCCTTAAAACACGTTTTTTTATGCCAATCGTAATTGTTGCTCTTGTAGCATTTGCCTTTACGCTACAAAGACAGAACACATTCCAGTTTGCCTTAGACAACGAGGTGGAATTAAAATACATGCAAGAGTTTGGTGAAGCAGATCATACTGTAGTACTATTGATTCCGAAGGGAGACCGCCAGGCTGAACAGGAGATCATATCCTATATGGAAAGAAAGCCATATGTGAATAGTGTGAATGGGATTGAGACATTAGGAATCAGGAATGCGTATAGTTATACGGAATACGCTGAAGTGATGGGGGTCGAGTCATCACAAGCAATGGGGATTTATGGTTACTACCTAAATCAGAATGATGAAACATTAGGTCCTATCAAATTAAGTAGCATCGTTTCATTTATGAACGATTACAAAGAGGGGCTTCATTTATCGAACGAACAAGCTGAAATGGTTACACAGCTCGATTCAATAATCAAACTGAACAATAAACCAGTCAGTTATGAAAGTTTAGCATTGCTTCTTGGCCTAACAGAGGATGAAGTAAAAACAATCTATACTCTTTATGAGTTAAATAATAACCAATTAACCTACAAAATGACGGATGTACTCAATTTTATGATCAATCAGGCACCAATCTTAGAAATTCCAGAAGATGAAGTTATTAAACTTGAACAAACGAAACAGTTAATTGACATAAAAGAAACAGAACTGAACCCATCGAATTATGCTAATTTGTTAGGTATTACAGACGAAGCGGCGACAGCTATTTATACCCTATATGAAATGGGGCTAGATGAACAATCGTTTGGTATTACAGACGTATTTGAATTTATGATTCAGAATCAAACCAATTTAGGACTTAATGACGAGCAAGTAACTGAGTTACATGGAACCGACCAAATACTTCAATATAAAACACAGCAATTAACAAGCACTGAGTTTTCTGCAATAATGGGTCTGACTACTGAAGAAGCAACAGCACTCTATAACCTATATAATCAAGAGCACCAAACAACAAACACAACAATTGAATTTCAAACAATGATCCATTATATGGTCGATCGTCAAAACACCCTAAACCTTACTGAAGAACAAACATCACAGTTAAATAGGGTTAATCTATTATTGTACAATGAACCCCTAACTCCGAGCGAATTCTCAACTACAACGGGGATATCTTTTAACCAATCAGTGGGAATATATGCAGCGTATGCAGAGGCAACGAACTATGAAGTCACGTCATATCAAACCAAAACAATGCTTGAGTTTATGTACACAAGTAAGGAACTTTTAAACATTGATGAAACTACATCCACACAACTTGAATCGGTGCTAAATTTATATTCGGTATCCAACACACCTATAAATTCACAAACATTCGCTAATACACTAGGACTTGAAGAGAATGAATCATTAGGAATTTACGGTGCCTATGCAAGTTCGACTGGGTATACGCCTCAATCAATCAAATTAAATGATACAATTAACTTCATATTAAATAAAGCTGAAATGTTAAACCTAAATGAACAACAAAGAACCGAATTATCGAGTACTAAACAACTACTTGCGATGTCAGATTCAGAGCTAGATGTTACTACATTCTCGAGCCTGCTTAAACTGGACGAAACGAATACCGAGTTATTATATGCGACTTATACAGTGAGTGAAGAAAACCCAAGGTATTCATTAATTCAGTTGGTTCGTTTTATGGATGAACATGCTGAAGCATTTGGATTGAATAATGAACAAAAAGAACAGATCAAAGAAAACAAGCAATTAATGACAAGTGCAATTAATCAATTTGAAAGTGATGATTATGCAAGGATCATGTTTAATATTAACTTAAAGGATGACGCTCCTGAAGCACTGGAATTGGTCAATGAGTTAAGAACTGATTTAAGCGAATACTATGACGATGGAAGTTATTATATCTTGGGGAATTCAGCAAATATCCTAGATATCAAAGACTCATTTAATGAGGACGTATTAATCGTTAATGCGATTACGATTATCTCAATCCTATTCATTTTAATCATCTCATTTAGATCGATTATGATCCCCTTGCTATTAGTTTTAGTTATACAGGGGTCAATATGGATTAATTTCTCTATTTCAACACTAACCGATACACCAATTATTTTTATAGGCTATATCATTGTTACAGCAATCCAAATGGGTGCAACCATTGATTATGCGATCGTGGTAACAGGTCGATATAAAGGATTTAGGGAATCGTATAACCGGTACGATGCGGTGAAAAAGGCAATCCATGTATCGCTACCTACCGTTCTAACATCAGGTGGAATCTTAATTGTATCTGGATTTAGCATTGGATTCGTATCTAGCGTAAGCTCTACAGCCGCTTTAGGAACGTTAATCGGAAGAGGAGCATTAATATCATGCATCTTAGTCATTTTCTTCTTACCACAACTTTTAATCCTATTTGATCGAATTGTATGTAGGAAGAAAAAAGTAAAGTCGCACTAA
- a CDS encoding ribonucleoside triphosphate reductase, with the protein MVKYVCKRSGKIEEFDEGKIETAIIKAMKSVEDFNKIHHSTEEQGKLATQVVVFKISQKIKDETIELEEIQNIVEETLMDLGLKTVARNYIRYRYQHEHIRNDKSTFINVTKMVDEYRNKTDWKVNENSNMDYSLQGLNNHIVSEVTKDFWLNHIFTEEQKKLHKDGDLHIHDLGLLSPYCCGWDLEKLLLKGFTGVKNKVQSKPPKHFRTALLQLVNFFYTLQGEAAGAQAVSSLDTYLAPFIRFDQLNYLQVKQAMQEFIYNLNVPTRVGFQTPFVNITMDLKPSSIMKNQPVIVGGEHHDDYTYGDFEEEMNLINRAFCEVMMEGDASGRVFTFPIPTYNIDSDFDWDNDVVDLIMEMTSKYGIPYFANFVNSDMSPEDARSMCCRLRLDNRELRKRGGGLFGANPLTGSIGVVTINLPRIGYTAKTKNEFYKRLKILMDEARYVLEIKRKIIEKNTQDGLYPFSKYYLEEVYERFNEYWKNHFNTIGINGMNECIQNFFNNHEDITTENGQTFANEVLDFMREAILDYQDDGNLYNLEATPAEGTGYRLAMLDTKKYPDIITAGAEEPYYTNSTHLPVGFSDDLFEVLDLQDELQSKYTGGTVLHGFLGEQITDEQQTKSLLQTVFKHYKLPYFSITPTFSICINHGYLKGEQRTCPHCQKQTEVWTRVVGFYRPVQNFNKGKKEEYKDRQEYVVESRG; encoded by the coding sequence ATGGTTAAATATGTTTGTAAGCGCTCGGGTAAAATCGAAGAATTCGATGAAGGAAAAATTGAAACTGCGATCATCAAAGCAATGAAATCAGTAGAAGATTTCAACAAAATTCATCATAGCACGGAAGAACAGGGTAAGTTAGCAACTCAAGTTGTGGTGTTCAAAATAAGTCAAAAGATTAAAGATGAAACCATAGAACTCGAGGAGATACAAAATATTGTAGAAGAAACATTGATGGATTTAGGTTTAAAGACAGTTGCGCGAAATTATATCAGATATCGTTATCAACATGAACATATAAGAAATGATAAGAGTACTTTTATTAATGTTACTAAAATGGTAGATGAATATAGAAATAAAACGGATTGGAAAGTAAATGAAAACTCAAATATGGATTATTCACTGCAAGGGCTGAACAATCATATTGTTTCGGAGGTCACAAAAGATTTCTGGCTAAATCATATTTTTACAGAGGAGCAAAAAAAGTTACATAAAGATGGTGATTTACATATTCATGATTTAGGATTATTATCTCCATACTGTTGTGGTTGGGACCTTGAAAAACTCTTGTTAAAAGGATTTACCGGTGTTAAAAACAAGGTTCAAAGTAAGCCACCTAAACATTTCCGTACTGCTCTTTTACAACTTGTAAACTTTTTTTATACCTTACAAGGAGAAGCGGCAGGTGCGCAGGCTGTATCTTCTCTCGATACGTATTTAGCCCCTTTTATTCGGTTTGATCAATTAAACTATCTGCAAGTTAAACAAGCAATGCAAGAATTTATTTATAATTTAAATGTACCAACTCGTGTAGGTTTTCAGACGCCTTTTGTAAATATTACAATGGATTTAAAGCCGTCATCAATAATGAAGAATCAACCAGTAATTGTTGGTGGAGAGCACCATGATGACTATACATATGGCGATTTTGAAGAAGAGATGAATTTAATAAATAGAGCATTCTGTGAAGTGATGATGGAAGGGGACGCTTCCGGTAGAGTTTTTACGTTCCCTATACCAACTTATAATATCGATTCTGATTTTGATTGGGACAATGATGTTGTTGACTTAATTATGGAAATGACAAGTAAATATGGAATTCCTTACTTTGCAAATTTTGTGAACTCTGACATGAGCCCTGAGGATGCTAGAAGTATGTGCTGTAGATTACGTTTAGATAATCGTGAATTACGAAAAAGAGGTGGAGGTTTATTTGGAGCTAATCCACTAACAGGAAGCATCGGGGTTGTCACAATTAATTTACCTCGAATTGGGTATACTGCAAAGACTAAAAATGAATTTTATAAACGTTTAAAGATACTAATGGACGAAGCAAGATATGTCTTAGAAATAAAACGTAAAATAATTGAAAAGAATACACAAGATGGGCTTTATCCATTTTCAAAGTATTATTTAGAGGAAGTGTATGAACGGTTTAATGAATATTGGAAAAATCATTTCAATACGATTGGCATTAACGGAATGAATGAGTGCATACAAAACTTTTTTAATAATCACGAAGACATTACTACAGAAAATGGACAAACCTTTGCAAATGAAGTCTTAGACTTTATGCGTGAAGCTATACTAGATTATCAAGATGATGGAAATTTATATAATTTAGAAGCGACACCTGCTGAAGGGACTGGTTACCGTTTAGCAATGCTTGATACTAAAAAATATCCAGACATTATTACAGCTGGTGCCGAAGAACCTTATTATACAAATAGTACTCATCTTCCGGTTGGTTTTAGTGATGATCTTTTCGAAGTGCTAGATTTACAAGATGAATTACAAAGTAAATATACGGGTGGTACCGTGTTACATGGATTTTTAGGGGAGCAAATTACAGATGAACAACAAACTAAAAGTCTACTTCAAACAGTTTTTAAACATTATAAACTTCCTTATTTCTCAATTACACCAACATTCTCAATTTGTATAAATCATGGATATCTAAAGGGAGAACAACGTACATGCCCTCACTGTCAGAAACAGACTGAGGTATGGACACGAGTAGTAGGTTTTTATCGTCCTGTACAAAACTTTAATAAAGGTAAGAAGGAAGAGTATAAAGATCGTCAAGAATATGTTGTAGAAAGCCGTGGGTAA